DNA from Candidatus Nezhaarchaeota archaeon:
GGATTAAGGCATCCCCTCCCTACTTTATACCCTTCCCCCCAATCATAGGCCTACCGATAGGCACGCTGGGGGCAGTTATACTTCAAGAGGACCCGCCGGTAACGAAAGACGAGCTCTTCGACCTAGGCTTCTCAGGCCCGCTCTTCGGCTTCCTAGCCTCTCTACTAGTAACCACCATAGGCCTAGGGCTCTCCTACCCCCTATCCATGGGCATGCTGGAGGAGCTCTTAAATAGGGGAGGGGTCCTCCTCCCAACGCCCTTACTCTACAAGCTACTAATACCCCTACTCCGCCCAGACCTAGGGGAGGCCGCAGCTATCTACCTACACCCGATCGCCTGGGCGGGGTGGGTCGGGCTCCTAGTGACCTTCCTAAACTCCTCACCCATAGGCCTGCTAGATGGAGGACACGCGCTTAGAG
Protein-coding regions in this window:
- a CDS encoding site-2 protease family protein, which translates into the protein IKASPPYFIPFPPIIGLPIGTLGAVILQEDPPVTKDELFDLGFSGPLFGFLASLLVTTIGLGLSYPLSMGMLEELLNRGGVLLPTPLLYKLLIPLLRPDLGEAAAIYLHPIAWAGWVGLLVTFLNSSPIGLLDGGHALRALLSERAHLALSVAFVALMFVEGFWAMALLAAFLALKKHPGALNEVAPLSLPRKLGVVALMLIWLACLPIPPWL